A genomic region of Eucalyptus grandis isolate ANBG69807.140 chromosome 5, ASM1654582v1, whole genome shotgun sequence contains the following coding sequences:
- the LOC104442988 gene encoding ubiquitin carboxyl-terminal hydrolase 13-like isoform X2 produces the protein MQASVVALRDPEPERVVELSRRPHPPVHYEVEINPVLELLKFKTYESGVFEAGGYKWSLCLHPQADPDRRGKPEYISLYLSMEKPNKLRDGERIVVDYKFFAYDYNSSTYVIFKEKGKELRAFTKTKTQWGFSKFLSLKAFNNPNNGYCKDKKCKFGAEVMVSNITRTTETVTIVKDPRRIITTCKIGQFSPSSKEIQSSNSFDLGKKNGERFWRWKLKVKQKDEYLSVYLQSQDHLHRIKMYVEAKLRVVNKKDRKNDKEKTVCLIQNKRADAYICKY, from the exons ATGCAGGCAAGCGTCGTGGCTCTCAGGGACCCTGAACCTG AACGTGTTGTCGAATTGTCCAGGAGACCTCATCCACCAGTTCATTATGAAGTGGAGATAAATCCAGTTCTcgaattattaaaatttaagaCATATGAATCCGGTGTTTTTGAAGCTGGGGGCTACAAATG GAGCCTATGTCTTCACCCCCAGGCAGACCCGGACCGTAGGGGGAAGCCGGAATATATCTCCTTATATCTGTCAATGGAGAAGCCAAATAAGCTTAGAGACGGTGAGAGGATCGTGGTGGACTACAAGTTTTTCGCATACGACTACAACAGTTCGACCTACGTCATCTTCAAAG AGAAAGGGAAGGAACTGAGGGCATTCACTAAAACAAAGACCCAATGGGGGTTTTCTAAGTTCCTTTCCTTGAAAGCTTTCAACAATCCTAATAATGGATACTGCAAggacaaaaaatgcaaatttggGGCTGAGGTTATGGTCAGCAATATTACGAGGACAACGGAGACCGTCACCATCGTCAAAGACCCGCGTCGCATCATAACCACTTGCAAGATCGGACAGTTCTCCCCATCGAGCAAGGAAATTCAGTCTTCCAACAGCTTTGATCTCGGAAAGAAGAATGGGGAACGGTTTTGGCGTTG GAAGTTAAAGGTGAAGCAGAAGGATGAGTATCTGTCCGTTTACTTACAATCGCAGGACCACCTTCACAGGATCAAAATGTATGTAGAAGCCAAATTGCGGGTGGTGAACAAAAAAGACCGTAAAAACGATAAGGAAAAAAcag ttTGCTTAATCCAAAACAAACGGGCTGACGCATATATATGTAAGTATTAG
- the LOC104442988 gene encoding uncharacterized protein LOC104442988 isoform X1, producing the protein MQASVVALRDPEPERVVELSRRPHPPVHYEVEINPVLELLKFKTYESGVFEAGGYKWSLCLHPQADPDRRGKPEYISLYLSMEKPNKLRDGERIVVDYKFFAYDYNSSTYVIFKEKGKELRAFTKTKTQWGFSKFLSLKAFNNPNNGYCKDKKCKFGAEVMVSNITRTTETVTIVKDPRRIITTCKIGQFSPSSKEIQSSNSFDLGKKNGERFWRWKLKVKQKDEYLSVYLQSQDHLHRIKMYVEAKLRVVNKKDRKNDKEKTVWGWLSAENDYCSCSKFMPWKNFKERNGGFVNNKELKFEVEILVISNPVQSYKSL; encoded by the exons ATGCAGGCAAGCGTCGTGGCTCTCAGGGACCCTGAACCTG AACGTGTTGTCGAATTGTCCAGGAGACCTCATCCACCAGTTCATTATGAAGTGGAGATAAATCCAGTTCTcgaattattaaaatttaagaCATATGAATCCGGTGTTTTTGAAGCTGGGGGCTACAAATG GAGCCTATGTCTTCACCCCCAGGCAGACCCGGACCGTAGGGGGAAGCCGGAATATATCTCCTTATATCTGTCAATGGAGAAGCCAAATAAGCTTAGAGACGGTGAGAGGATCGTGGTGGACTACAAGTTTTTCGCATACGACTACAACAGTTCGACCTACGTCATCTTCAAAG AGAAAGGGAAGGAACTGAGGGCATTCACTAAAACAAAGACCCAATGGGGGTTTTCTAAGTTCCTTTCCTTGAAAGCTTTCAACAATCCTAATAATGGATACTGCAAggacaaaaaatgcaaatttggGGCTGAGGTTATGGTCAGCAATATTACGAGGACAACGGAGACCGTCACCATCGTCAAAGACCCGCGTCGCATCATAACCACTTGCAAGATCGGACAGTTCTCCCCATCGAGCAAGGAAATTCAGTCTTCCAACAGCTTTGATCTCGGAAAGAAGAATGGGGAACGGTTTTGGCGTTG GAAGTTAAAGGTGAAGCAGAAGGATGAGTATCTGTCCGTTTACTTACAATCGCAGGACCACCTTCACAGGATCAAAATGTATGTAGAAGCCAAATTGCGGGTGGTGAACAAAAAAGACCGTAAAAACGATAAGGAAAAAAcag TCTGGGGTTGGCTCTCTGCCGAAAATGACTACTGCAGTTGCTCAAAGTTTATGCCGTGGAAAAATTTCAAGGAACGGAATGGAGGGTTCGTTAACAATAAAGAACTGAAATTTGAAGTCGAAATCCTCGTCATATCAAATCCTGTGCAGAGTTATAAGTCGCTTTGA